The Streptomyces sp. NBC_01276 genome contains the following window.
TGTATGGCTGGTCGGTCAGCCGCAGTACATGGTGTGGCTGGTACTTGTTGCCGTGGTACCCGCGGTCTGGTCGGCGCAGTTTCACCGGATGACGCTCACCTTGAAAGGGGCGGGACCACGCGCCGTAGCGATAGCCCTGAACTTCCTTGCCACGCTGTTCCAGCTGTGGGCCGGGCTGCTCTGGTGGGAGAAGAACGGTTCTCTGCTGTCATTGGGCTACGCAGACAACGACAGAAGGGTGGCTGAGTGGATCAATGACACATTCACGGGCCCGTGGCAGGACTTCTCGCACGAGTTATCGGTGATCGACACTCTGTGGCACATCCTGCTGCTGCCGCACGAGACCGTTCCCGGGATCGCGGCGCTCATGATGTCACTCGTCCCCCTGCTGCCTTATGTGCGCGGCAGGAGGGTCGGCCTTCGCCTGCGGAGGATGCTTGCGACAGGATTCGCGGGCGGGCTCCTGTGCGCGTTGGGCTTCCTCGCGGTGGCCTTTGCGCTGCGTTCACGGAGACCTGCGGCCATCATGGAGCGAGCGGGCGCGTACGGAACCGTCCTCATGTGGGGGCAGATGCTGGCCCTCTGCGGGGCCTGTGCGATCACGGCAGCCATGGTCGCAGGGGTTTCCCGAAGTTACTGGCTGCTGCGTGCGCTGCTCGCCACCCAGGTGCTGCAGTACACGGCATACGCCGCCTTGTACCTACTGGGTTCCGCGGACGGTTGCCTCGGCCCGTCGAACATGTACGGAAACCGGTGCCATTGGATCCCAGCCAACGGCTTGACTGCCGTGAAACTGATGGCCACTCAGTCGCTTGCCGTTACTGTCTTCCTCTCCGCGTTCGCGGCCCTGGCCGGTGCCGGCCTTGGCCGGGCAATTCGGAGACTCCGTCTGAGAGTACGACCGTCCGCCGTGCCGCGACCCGCATCAGCAGCTCCGCCGCATCCCTCGCCGTCCCAGGTGCCCCCTCCGCCGGGCAGGCGGACCTGGCGTCCGCTGCTGAGGCGAAGCGCTGTGCTCGCCCTGGGCCTTCCCGGCGCTCTCCTGGGCATCGTGGCCCAGACGGACATCCTCGACCCGCCGCGCAGCATCCCCACACCAGCCGACAGTCCTGCCGGACTTCAAACGCCCCCTCCGGCACGGACGAGTGCCGAGATACAGCGATGGCAGGCGAGGGCATGGCTCGCCATGGGCGGCCTGGACCGCGATGAGGCCATCGGCTACGCCTTCGGCGCAATCGGCGACGCCCTGACCAGCAAAACCAGTACGGACGAGCAGATCCACCAGCTTTGCGGGGACCTCGATCAGCAGATCTCCACGATGCAGAAGTTCTTCCCGATTCCCCTCAGGGACATACAGCAGATCTACTCCCAGGGACTGCGCCGACTCCAGCGCGGGAGCCAGGACTGCAAGGACGCGTTGAGTACGAGCAGGGGTGCGAAACCCCTGACACACGACGAGCGGGTCCGCCTGTTCGACACGTCGCTTGACGAGATGGAAGACGGGGTGAGAACCGCCATGGACGCCATGTCGAAGCTTGCGGAGATCGTCACTAAGAGCTCGTAACAGGATCATGACCGGTGTTTCTTGAGTCGTCGCCGGCAGAGCGCAACCCGGCACCCTGCACACCGACTACTGCGAAGTCGCCCGTTGCGCGCTCACCGGCTTCCAGTGCGGCTCCTGCCACCCGGGCATCACCTGCCTCACCATCTGGTCCGGCCGCCGGCCCGGCACCGACGAGTGCGAGGAGTACGGCTTCTACTACCGAGCCGTGGCCGGCCGAGCCGAACCCTGCGACGCCAGCGATGAAGGGGCCGAGCACGACTACAACCGCCTGTACTCCGAATGCACCTGGGACGCCGCCCAACAACGGATGATCCTGCCCTCGTGAAACCCGAATACCCTCGGGCTCTTGCAAGAGCCGCGAACTGAGTGCGCTGGTCATCTCAATGTGTTTCCGCAGTTCAAGATGCGGGTTCCTCAACACATCGAGGCCTGTCCCTCGTCTGCATGCCCTGTAGGGGGACGCGGGGGACACACGGGGGACAGAAGTCCCCGGAAACCTGGGGAAAGACGCGGAAGGATGCCGTCTCCTCCACCCCCTACCGGGGTATGACATGCCGGTTGGCTCCCCGGTCCGACGTGCCGTCGGGTACCTCCTTCCTACCTTCCTCCTCGTCACGGGGCTCGTCACGTGGCTCGTCACGAGGAAGGGAGAAGGGGCATGCGCCGCTTCGGAAGGACGATGGCCACGGCCGCGCTGGCGGTGGCCATCGTGGCGGGGACCGCGGGGTGGGCTGCCGCCGACAGCCAGAGTGCGGTCACCGGGCCGCCCCCGGGCACCGCCGCCTGGCGGGCCGCCTCGGTGGGCGGCCGGCCGTTGCCCGATCCGGCGTCCACGACGCCCCGGGAGGTGGCCCGCTTCTTCGCCGGGCTGGACGAGACCGGGCGACGGGAACTCGTACGCTCCCACCCGCTGGTGGTGGGCAATCTGGACGGCGCTCCGCTCCCCCTGCGGTACGAGGCCAACCGGCTCGCGGTCCTCGCCACGGGTGAGGCCCGCTACGCCTCCCTCGCCTCTCCGGGCCGCCGGATCCTGGCCTTCGACCCGCGCGGCCGCGGGCAGGTCGCCGAGGTGTTCGGGGACCCGGAGCACGCCGCGCACGTCGCGGTGATCGTGCCGGGTTCGGACAACGACGCCACCACCCACGACGCCCCCCGCGCCCCCGACACCGGCCCGGCCGGT
Protein-coding sequences here:
- a CDS encoding alpha/beta hydrolase, with protein sequence MRRFGRTMATAALAVAIVAGTAGWAAADSQSAVTGPPPGTAAWRAASVGGRPLPDPASTTPREVARFFAGLDETGRRELVRSHPLVVGNLDGAPLPLRYEANRLAVLATGEARYASLASPGRRILAFDPRGRGQVAEVFGDPEHAAHVAVIVPGSDNDATTHDAPRAPDTGPAGMARALRAAAGGDTAVIAWTGYTTPVGVGLDAAEGRLAEAGAVRLARFTAGLDAVGAPDPVLFCHSYGSVVCGIAARHTDAADIVVFGSPGMRVDDAAGLGTGARVWAARGPSDWIANVPNVEFAGLGHGADPTAPAFGARRVPAGDVKGHTGYFAAGTRSLAAFAAIAKGELR
- a CDS encoding M48 family metalloprotease gives rise to the protein MLTRLPRLLRSGVIDTGLRFVLLITLAVASSVAMLSVMLKSSSDRLSDSSLGCFLAAGMDPSRVDLENLTLTGRRYSSALDECLSRVPPSRVSAAGLVIAVLGLVVAAVVVYVWLLPRFRDARTRPVDDATLAAELAELSVLSEVGPGVRFREDPTRTTAGAVAYGRAGRYTVCLHTGLIVRRASDPDGFRAVVLHELAHIRNHDVDFAYGSTALWRACVVVALLPYLLREGGLLVISLLDTGSSPLSGDASAFRPALVSNVARYLLSGLLLVAIVHLARANLLRRRELHADLQAVSWGANPAAWDHPDPSGPVAAPLRRLTTLLRTHPDWAERRRVLARPGRMSDPGSLDMLLVGVAAWLLVRQLNAAPGLGGSAIPSLLTALLAAPALVLVPARSTRQGSGPGVRAGLWLGVGLAVGVFVVGGNTASVWLVGQPQYMVWLVLVAVVPAVWSAQFHRMTLTLKGAGPRAVAIALNFLATLFQLWAGLLWWEKNGSLLSLGYADNDRRVAEWINDTFTGPWQDFSHELSVIDTLWHILLLPHETVPGIAALMMSLVPLLPYVRGRRVGLRLRRMLATGFAGGLLCALGFLAVAFALRSRRPAAIMERAGAYGTVLMWGQMLALCGACAITAAMVAGVSRSYWLLRALLATQVLQYTAYAALYLLGSADGCLGPSNMYGNRCHWIPANGLTAVKLMATQSLAVTVFLSAFAALAGAGLGRAIRRLRLRVRPSAVPRPASAAPPHPSPSQVPPPPGRRTWRPLLRRSAVLALGLPGALLGIVAQTDILDPPRSIPTPADSPAGLQTPPPARTSAEIQRWQARAWLAMGGLDRDEAIGYAFGAIGDALTSKTSTDEQIHQLCGDLDQQISTMQKFFPIPLRDIQQIYSQGLRRLQRGSQDCKDALSTSRGAKPLTHDERVRLFDTSLDEMEDGVRTAMDAMSKLAEIVTKSS